The following proteins are encoded in a genomic region of Odocoileus virginianus isolate 20LAN1187 ecotype Illinois chromosome 14, Ovbor_1.2, whole genome shotgun sequence:
- the LOC110147742 gene encoding stathmin-like — translation MLTGPLKTINTGAVPPGSDLRARLRAEKGSAPAQGGADGFGWRKIGSEGKSVFLASESCRVHLSVSCLLFTTAASDIQVKELENRASGQAFELILSPQSKESVPELPLSPPKKKDFSLEEIQKKLEAAEERRKSHEAEVFKQLAEKREHEKEVLQKAIEENNSFSKMAEEKLTHKMEANKENQEAQMAAKLERLREKDKHIEEVRENKGSKDPADETEAD, via the exons ATGCTGACTGGCCCATTGAAAACCATAAATACAGGGGCGGTGCCCCCAGGGAGCGACCTGAGGGCCAGACTGCGGGCGGAAAAGGGCAGCGCCCCCGCCCAGG GGGGCGCGGACGGCTTTGGATGGCGGAAGATTGGGAGCGAAGGAAAGAGCGTTTTCCTTGCCAGTGAATCGTGTAGAGTACACTTGTCAGTCTCTTGTCTTCTCTTCACCACGGCTGCTTCTGATATCCAGGTGAAGGAACTGGAGAACCGTGCCTCAGGTCAGGCTTTTGAGCTGATTCTCAGTCCTCAATCAAAAGAATCTGTCCCAGaacttcccctttcccctcctaaGAAGAAGGATTTTTCCCTGGAGGAAATTCAGAAGAAAttagaagctgcagaagaaagacGCAAGTCCCATGAAGCTGAGGTCTTCAAGCAGCTTGCTGAGAAACGGGAGCACGAGAAAGAAGTGCTTCAGAAAGCGATAGAGGAGAACAACAGCTTCAGTAAAATGGCGGAAGAGAAGCTGACCCACAAGATGGAAGCCAACAAAGAGAACCAGGAGGCACAAATGGCTGCCAAACTGGAGCGTTTGCGAGAGAAGGACAAGCACATTGAAGAAGTGCGGGAGAACAAAGGCTCCAAAGATCCTGCTGATGAGACTGAAGCCGACTAA